The Lysobacter oculi genomic sequence CAACGTCATCGACGTCTGCCCGGTCGGTGCGCTGACCAACAAGGTGTTCCAGTTCAAGGCGCGTCCGTGGGAACTGATCGCCAAGGATTCGCTGGGCTTCCACGATGCGCTCGGCAGCAACCTGTTCCTGCACGCGCGCCGCGGCGACGTGATGCGTGCGGTGCCGCGCGACAACGAGGCCGTCAACGAATGCTGGCTGTCCGATCGCGACCGCTACGCGCACCAAGGCATGTATGCCGAGGACCGTGCGCTCAAGCCGATGATCCGCGTGGGCGAGGGCAGCGAGCCCGAGGCCTTCCGCGAAGCGGGTTGGGATGAAGCGCTCGGCGTGGCCGCGCAGATCCTGCGTGATCATGCGGGTGATGCGCTCGGCGTGCTGGTGCATCCGGCCACTTCGAACGAGGAGGGCGCGTTGCTTGCACGCCTTGCCGCCGCGCTCGAAACCGGCAACATCGACCACCGCATCAGCCAGCACGACCTGTCGGATGCCGCCATCGCTGAAGTCTCCGGCATGCGCGTGGAAGACATCGAGCATGCCGATGCCATCGTCATCCTCGGCAGCCATTTGCGCCACGAAGTACCGCTGCTGCACCAGCGCGTGCGCAAGGCGTGGAAGCGCGGCGCCAAGGTCTATTCGGTCAATCCGGTCGATTTCGATTTCGCCTTCGACCTGGCCGGCAAGGCCATCGCAGCGCCGTCGCAGTTGGCCGATGCGCTCGGCGCCCTCGATATCGGTGACACCGAACGCGCAGTGCTGATCGTCGGCGGCGTGGCCGAGAACGGCGCGCATGCCTCCGCCATCCGCAAGGCCGCGCAGCTGTTCGCCGACCGCACCGGTGCGCGGGTCTGCCGGCTTCCGCAGGGCGCCAATGCCATCGGCCTGGCGAAGCAGGGCGTGTTGCCGACCCAGCGTCCGACCCAGGACATGCTGCGCGAGGCGCGGCAGGCCTATGTGATGTACGGCATCGAGCCGGGCCTCGACTTCGCCGACCAGGGCGTGGCGATGCGTGCGCTCGGCACCGCGAAGACGGTGGCCTTCAGCCATTACGCCTGCCGTTCGACGCGTGCGGTCGCCGACGTGATCCTGCCGATCGCGCTGCTGCCCGAAATCGAAGCCACGTTGACCAACATGGATGGCCGCGAGCAGCAGACGCAGCCGGCCGGCAAGCTGCGCGGCGATGTGCGCGAAGGCTGGCGCGTGCTGCGTGCGCTCGGTGCGTCGCTGTTCGCCGACGGCTTCGGTTTCACCGATATCGCGGGGCTGCGCGCCTCGATGCAGCCGCGCAAGGTCGAAGTGCGTGCCGGCAACGTCGCGCTGTCCGGTTCGCCGGGTCTCGAGATCGCCGCATCGCAGGCCATCTATCGCACCGATGGCACGGTGCGTCGCGCGGCTGCCCTGCAGGCGCACCCGCTGACGGTCGGGCCGCGTGCGGTGCTGAATGCCGAAACCGCGACCGCCGCCGGCCTGAAGGATGGCGCCATGGGCAAGTTCTCGACCGGCGCCGGCACCGCCGCGTTGCCGGTCGAGGTCAGCGACAAGGTCGCGCCGGGCGTGGTCTGGGTCGAATCCGGTTACGGCGCCACCGCGCCGCTGGCCGCCAGCCGTGTGGAGGCGAAACCCGCATGAGCCATTACATCGACATGCTGCACGACTGGTTCATGCAGCTCGGCAACATCGGCATCGTGCTGTGGATCGTGCTGAAGGTCCTGGCGATCGCCGTGCCGGTGATCATCGCGGTGGCTTTCTACGTGGTCTGGGAGCGCAAGCTGATCGGCTGGATGCATGTCCGCCACGGGCCGATGTACGTCGGTTTCGGCGTGTTCCAGGCCTTCGCCGACGTCTTCAAGCTGCTGTTCAAGGAAGTGGTGCAGCCCAGCCAGGCCAGCAAGTTCCTCTACATCCTGGCCCCGCTGATCGTGCTGGCGCCTTCGTTCGCCGCCTGGGCGGTGGTGCCGTTCGATGCACAGCTGGTGCTGTCGAATGCCAACGCCGGCCTGTTGTACCTGCTGGCGATGACCTCGCTCGGCGTGTACGGCGTGATCCTGGCTGGCTGGGCATCGAACTCCAAGTACGCCTTCCTCGGTGCGATGCGTTCGGCCTCGCAGGTGGTGAGCTACGAAATCGCGATGGGCTTCGCGCTGGTCGGCGTGATGATCGCCTCGGGCAGCCTGAACCTCAGCGAGATCGTGATGGCACAGAGCGGTAATGCCGGCGTGTTCGAATGGTTCTGGCTGCCCCTGCTGCCGCTGTTCCTCGTTTACTTCATCTCGGGCGTGGCCGAAACCAACCGCGCGCCGTTCGACGTGGTGGAAGGCGAGTCGGAAATCGTCGCCGGCCACATGGTCGAATACTCGGGCTCGCAGTTCGCGCTGTTCTTCCTGGCCGAGTACGCCAACATGATCCTGGTGAGCTTCCTCACCGCGATCTTCTTCGCCGGTGGCTGGCTGTCCCCGCTGCAGGGCTGGGTGGACATGGGCGACGTGCATTGGCTGGTGAACTGGATCTGGCAGGGCGGCTGGCCCTGGTTGTTCGCCAAGGTGGCGTTCTTCATGAGCTGCTTCATCTGGTTCCGCGCCTCGTTCCCGCGCTACCGCTACGACCAGATCATGCGGCTCGGCTGGAAGGTCTTCATCCCGATCACCATCGCCTGGATCGCGGTCACCGCGTTGCTGGTGTTCTACGGCGTCGTCAAGGCGGGAGTCTGATCACGTGAACCGCATCGTGCATTACTTCAAGAGCCTGATGCTCATTGAGATGTTCAAGGGCTTGTGGCTGACGCTGAAGTACCTGTTCCGTCCCAAGTACACCCTGATGTATCCGATGGAGAAGACGCCGCAGTCGCCGCGCTTCCGTGGCCTGCATGCGTTGCGCCGCTACCCGAACGGCGAAGAGCGCTGCATCGCCTGCAAGCTGTGCGAGGCGGTGTGCCCGGCGCTGGCGATCACCATCGACTCGGAGCGTCGCGAGGACGGCACCCGCCGCACCACCCGCTACGACATCGACCTGTTCAAGTGCATCTTCTGCGGGTTCTGCGAGGAATCCTGCCCGGTGGATTCGATCGTCGAGACGCACGTGCACGAATACCACTTCGACCGGCGTGGCCAGAACATCCTGACCAAGCCGACCCTGCTCGCCATCGGTGACCGGCTCGAGGCCGAGATCGCCGAACGCCGCGCGGCCGACGCGCCGTACCGCTGAGGACGACATGGACTCCGTGATTCTCACCGCCTTCTACGCATTCGCCGCCGCTGCCGTCATGGCGGCCGTGGGCGTGATCAGCGTGAAGAACCCGGTGCACGCAGCCTTGCTGCTGGTGCTGACGTTCTTCTCCATCGCCTGCACCTGGATCATCGCCGGTGCCGAATTCCTCGGCGTGTCGCTGATCCTGGTCTACGTCGGCGCGGTGATGGTGCTGTTCCTGTTCGTGGTGATGATGCTGGATGTCGACACCACGCCGATGCGCGAAGGCTTCGTGCGCTACCTGCCGGTCGGCCTGGTGGTCGCGGTGGTGATGCTGGTCGAGATCCTCGCGCTCATCGGCGTGCGTGCGCGCATGGCCGGCTTCGGCCCGAACACGGTGGAGGCCAGTGGCATCGGCAACACCAAGTGGCTGGCCGAAACGCTCTACACCAAGTTCCTGCTGCCGTTCGAGCTGGCGGCGGTGATCCTGACGGTCGCGGTCATCGCGGCGGTGATGCTCACCCTGCGCCGTCGCACCGGCAACAAGCACCAGAACCCGTCGGAGCAGTCGGCGGTGCGCGCGCAGGACCGCATCCGCATGGTGAAGATGGAGGCGGTGAAGCCGCAGCCCATCGCCCAGGACAACCCGGAGGCTCCCTGATGTTCGACGTACCCGTGGGCCTCGGCCACTACCTCACGCTCGGCGCGGTGTTGTTCTGCATCAGCGTGGCCGGCATCTTCCTCAACCGGAAGAACGTGATCATCCTGCTGATGTCGATCGAGCTGATGCTGCTCGCGGTCAACATCAACTTCGTCGCCTTCTCGCGCCACATGGAAGACGCGGCGGGGCAGATCTTCGTGTTCTTCATCCTGACCGTGGCCGCGGCCGAGGCGGCGATCGGCCTGGCCATCCTGGTCGCGCTGTTCCGCAGCCGCCGCACCATCGAAGTGATGAAGATCGACTCGCTCAAGGGCTGAGTCGGCACTCCGCAGTCGCAACACCCACCGGTAAAACGGCGAAACCGAACACATGACCATCTCCACCACCCATCTGCTGATCATCGTGCTGGCGCCGCTGCTGGGCTCGATCCTGGCCGGCCTGTTCGGGCGCCAGATCGGCCGCGCGGGCGCGCATACCGCCACCATCGCCGGTGTCGCGGTGAGCTTCGCCCTGTCGGCCTACGTGCTCTGGCAGCTGGTCGGGCAGGGCGCATCGCCGTTCAACCAGAACCTCTACACGTGGTTCGAGATCGGCAGCTACCAGGCGCATGTCGGCTTCATGGTCGACAAGCTGACCGCGATGATGATGGTCGTCGTCACCTTCGTTTCGCTGCTGGTGCACGTCTACACCATCGGTTACATGCACGAAGATCCGGGTTACCAGCGTTTCTTCAGCTACATCTCGCTGTTCACCTTCTCGATGCTCATGCTGGTGATGAGCAACAACTTCATGCAGCTGTTCTTCGGCTGGGAAGCGGTGGGCCTGGTGTCCTATCTGCTGATCGGCTTCTGGTTCAAGAAGCCGACCGCGATCTTCGCCAACCTGAAGGCCTTCTTGGTCAACCGCGTCGGCGACTTCGGCTTTTTGCTCGGCATCGCCGGCATCCTGTTCTGGTTCAAGTCGCTTGACTACGGCACGGTGTTCGCCAACATCCCGGTGCTCGCGGGCCAGACCGTTCCGGGTTTCGAAGGCTGGAGCGCCGCGACCTTCATCTGCATCTGCCTGTTCATCGGCGCGATGGGCAAGTCGGCGCAGGTGCCGCTGCACGTCTGGCTGCCGGATTCGATGGAAGGCCCGACGCCGATCTCCGCGCTGATCCACGCTGCGACGATGGTGACCGCGGGCATCTTCATGGTCGCGCGCATGTCGCCGCTGTTCGAGCTGTCGCAGACCGCGCTCAACTTCGTGCTGTTCATCGGCGCCACAACCGCGTTCTGGACCGGCCTGATCGGCATGGTGCAGAACGACATCAAGCGCGTCGTCGCGTACTCCACGCTGTCGCAGCTGGGCTACATGACGGTGGCGCTGGGCGTGTCGGCGTATTCGGCCGCGGTCTTCCACCTGATGACGCATGCCTTCTTCAAGGCGCTGCTGTTCCTGGCCGCCGGCTCTGTGATCATCGGCATGCACCACGAGCAGGACATGCGGAAGATGGGTGGCCTGCGCAAGTACATGCCGATCACTTTCTGGACCTCGGTCATCGGCACGTTGGCGCTGGTCGCCACGCCGTTCTTCAGCGGCTACTACTCGAAGGACGCGATCATCGTCGCCGCCGGCGAGCACGCGCACGAAACCGGCGGCTTCATCGCCACGTATGGCTATTGGGCCGTGCTGCTCGGCGCGTTCGTCACTTCGTTCTACAGCTTCCGGCTGCTGTACCTGACGTTCTTCGGGCCGGAGCGTTTCCGCGACGCGCACCATGACGACCATCATGCCGATGCGCACCACGACGACCACGGCCATCACGGCGCGCATGAACCGCATGAAAGCCCGTGGGTGGTGACGCTGCCGCTGGTGCTGCTGGCGATTCCGTCGATCATCATCGGCTTCTTCACCGCGGGCCCGATGCTGTTCGGTACCGACTGGAGCGGCCACCACAAGCAGGTGCCGTTCTTCCAGGGCGCGATCGACCTGGCGCCGGCACACGACGTGATGGCGAAGATCGCGGCGGAAGACTGGCACGGCCCGGTGAAGTTCGCGCTGCATGGTTTCGCAACGCCGGCGTTCTGGTTGGCCTTGCTGGGCTTCGCGCTGGCCACGGCGATGTACATCCTCTGGCCGCAGCTGCCGAAGAAAGCCGCGCAGATATTCCGCCTGCCGATCCGCATCCTTGAAGAGAAGTACGGCTTCGACAAGCTGTGGATCAACGGTTTCGCCGGCGGTGGCGTGCTGCTGGGCAAGGCGTTCCGCTGGTTCGATTCGATGGTGATCGACCGCGCCATCGTCGATGGCAGCGCCAACGTGATCGGCGCGGCGGCCGGCAAGGTACGCAAGGTGCAGAACGGGCGGCTGTACAGCTACGCGTTCGCGATGATCCTGGGCCTGATCGCGTTGCTGGGCTGGCTCATCAAGGCGTGGATGTGAGGCGGGTTGAAGTGATGGAAGTCCGGCAGAACAAGAAGGAATGTGACCTGTGAGCCAGTTGCCTTTGCTCAGCCTGCTGGTGTGGCTGCCGATTTTGGGAGGCGCGGCGCTGCTCGCGATGGGGCGCATGCCTGCCAACACCGCGCGCTGGACCGCGCTGCTGGTCTCTTTGCTGGTGCTGTTGGTCAGCGTCGGACTGGTCAGCGGCTTCGACCACGCCAACCCGGGCATGCAGTTCGTCGAGAACGCGCCGTGGATCGCGGCCTACGACATCTTCTACCACCTCGGTGCCGACGGCATTTCGGTCGCGCTGATCCTGCTGACCACGATCACCACGGTGCTGGTGGTGCTCGGCGCGTGGGGCTCGATCGACAAGCGGGTGAACCAGTATTTCGCGGCCTTCCTGATCCTCGAAGGCCTGATGGTCGGCGTGTTCGCCGCGCTCGACGCCGTGCTGTTCTACGTGTTCTTCGAAGGCATGCTGATCCCGATGTTCATCATCATCGGCGTCTGGGGCGGCCCGCGCCGCGTGTATGCCTCGATCAAGTTCTTCCTCTACACCTTCCTCGGTTCGGTCTTCATGCTGGTGGGCCTGGTCTACCTGTACATGAAGGGCGGCAGCTGGCAGCTGGCGGACATGACCGCGTTGCCGCTGACGATGAAGGAGCAGACCTGGCTGTTCTTTGCCTTCTTCGCCGCGTTCGCGGTCAAGGTGCCGATGTTCCCGGTGCACACCTGGTTGCCGGACGCGCACGTCGAGGCGCCGACCGCCGGTTCGGTGGTGCTGGCCGCCATCATGCTGAAGATCGGTGGCTACGGCTTCCTGCGCTTCAACCTGCCGATCGTGCCGGATGCCAGCCACGAATACGCCTGGCTGGTGATCGTGCTTTCGCTCATCGCCATCATCTACATCGGCCTGGTCGCACTGGTGCAGGACGACATGAAGAAGCTGGTCGCCTATTCGTCGATCTCGCACATGGGCTTCGTGACGCTCGGCATCTTCATCGCCATGGGGCTGATGCGTGACAGCGGCAACGCCGACGCCGCCCGCCTGGGCCTGCAGGGCGCGATGGTGCAGATGATCTCGCACGGTTTCATCTCCGGCGCGATGTTCTCCTGCATCGGCGTGCTGTATGACCGCATGCACACCCGCATGATCCGCGACTACGGCGGCGTGGCGAACAGCATGCCGTGGTTCGCCGCGTTCTTCGTGTTCTTCGGTTTCGCCAACTCCGGCCTCCCGGCCACCAGCGGATTCGTCGGCGAGTTCATGGTGATCCTGGCCAGCTTCCAGCAGCATCCGTGGCTCGCGTTCGCCGCCGCCACCACGCTCATCACCGGCGCCGCCTACACGCTGTGGCTGACCAAGCGCGTGATCTGGGGCGAGGTCAACAACCCGCACGTCGCCGAGATGAAGGACGTCAACCGCCGCGAGGCCTTCATGCTGGCGGCCTTCGCCGCGGGCGTGCTGATCATCGGTCTGTGGCCGAAGCCGCTCACCGACCTGATGGAGCCGTCCATCGCGCAACTGGCGAACCAGCTCGCCACCAGCAAGCTTTCCGGACTGTAAGACGATGGCCAATACGCTTCCCGCCCTGACGATCGCCGAACTCTGGCCGCTGCTGCCGGAGCTGACGCTCGCCGCTTCCGCGTTCGCGCTGCTGCTGTTCGACCTGTTCTTCGACGCACGCCAGCGTGGCTGGACGATGCTGCTCGCGCTCATCGTGCTGATGGTGGTGGGCATGATGGCGGCCACCGGCATCGGTGGGCACGGCGTGGTCATGCACGAGATGTTCGTGCGCGACGGCCTGTCGGACCTGGCCAAGGGCGTGATCTGCTTCGGCAGCGCGGCGACGCTGGCCTACGGCTTCGATTACTTCAAGGAACGCGGCAGCTACAAGGGCGAAGTCCCGGTGCTGATCCTGTTCGCCACGCTCGGCATGATGCTGCTGTCGTCCGCCAACAACCTGGTGATGATCTACGTCGGCCTGGAAATGCTGGCGCTGTGCTCCTACGCGCTGGTCGCGCTGGAGCGCGACAACCCGCTGGCGACCGAAGCCGGCATGAAGTACTTCGTGTTGGGTGCGCTGGCTTCCGGCATGCTGCTGTACGGCATGTCGCTGCTGTACGGGGCGACCGGCACGCTGGACCTGCCGGGCATCCGCGCCGTGGCTGCTGCGGGCGGCGAGAACGCCAACCTGCTGCTGGCCGGCATGGTCTTTGTGGTGGCGGGCGTGGCCTTCAAGCTCGGCGCGGCCCCGTTCCACATGTGGCTGCCGGACGTCTACCAGGGCGCCCCGACGCCGATCACCATGTTCCTCAGCGCGGCGCCGAAGGTCGCGGCCTTCCTGATGGCCTACCGCCTGCTGGAATCCGGCCTGGGCCCGCTGGATGACAAGTGGCGCGTGCTGGTCGGCGGCCTGTCGGCGCTGTCGTTGGCGGTCGGCAACCTGGTCGCGCTGGCGCAGACCAACCTCAAGCGCATGCTCGCCTACTCAACGGTCTCGCACATCGGTTTCCTGCTGATGGGCGTGGCTGGTGGCGGTATCGCCGGTTACGGTGCGGCGCTGTTCTACGCGGTGATCTATGCGATCACTTCGATGGCGGCGTTCGGCGCGATCGTGCTGATGTCGCGGCAGGGTTTCGAAGCCGAGGAGATCGCCGATTACTGCGGCCTGTCCGCACGCGATCCGTGGATGGCGTTCCTGGTGATGTGCGTGATGGCTTCGCTGGCCGGCGTGCCGCCGTTCGTTGGTTTCT encodes the following:
- the nuoG gene encoding NADH-quinone oxidoreductase subunit NuoG, encoding MNPNLPPDHVTVFIDGVELATPKNAMIIHAADKAGIPIPRFCYHEKLPIAANCRMCLVEAEMGGRMSPKPLPACATPVADGMKVFTRSDKALKSQRNVMEFLLINHPLDCPICDQGGECELQDVSMGYGRGISRYSEKKRVVADEDMGPLVATEMTRCIQCTRCIRFTADIAGTYELGGMQRGENLQIGTFDGKPLTTELSGNVIDVCPVGALTNKVFQFKARPWELIAKDSLGFHDALGSNLFLHARRGDVMRAVPRDNEAVNECWLSDRDRYAHQGMYAEDRALKPMIRVGEGSEPEAFREAGWDEALGVAAQILRDHAGDALGVLVHPATSNEEGALLARLAAALETGNIDHRISQHDLSDAAIAEVSGMRVEDIEHADAIVILGSHLRHEVPLLHQRVRKAWKRGAKVYSVNPVDFDFAFDLAGKAIAAPSQLADALGALDIGDTERAVLIVGGVAENGAHASAIRKAAQLFADRTGARVCRLPQGANAIGLAKQGVLPTQRPTQDMLREARQAYVMYGIEPGLDFADQGVAMRALGTAKTVAFSHYACRSTRAVADVILPIALLPEIEATLTNMDGREQQTQPAGKLRGDVREGWRVLRALGASLFADGFGFTDIAGLRASMQPRKVEVRAGNVALSGSPGLEIAASQAIYRTDGTVRRAAALQAHPLTVGPRAVLNAETATAAGLKDGAMGKFSTGAGTAALPVEVSDKVAPGVVWVESGYGATAPLAASRVEAKPA
- the nuoH gene encoding NADH-quinone oxidoreductase subunit NuoH, with product MSHYIDMLHDWFMQLGNIGIVLWIVLKVLAIAVPVIIAVAFYVVWERKLIGWMHVRHGPMYVGFGVFQAFADVFKLLFKEVVQPSQASKFLYILAPLIVLAPSFAAWAVVPFDAQLVLSNANAGLLYLLAMTSLGVYGVILAGWASNSKYAFLGAMRSASQVVSYEIAMGFALVGVMIASGSLNLSEIVMAQSGNAGVFEWFWLPLLPLFLVYFISGVAETNRAPFDVVEGESEIVAGHMVEYSGSQFALFFLAEYANMILVSFLTAIFFAGGWLSPLQGWVDMGDVHWLVNWIWQGGWPWLFAKVAFFMSCFIWFRASFPRYRYDQIMRLGWKVFIPITIAWIAVTALLVFYGVVKAGV
- the nuoI gene encoding NADH-quinone oxidoreductase subunit NuoI — protein: MNRIVHYFKSLMLIEMFKGLWLTLKYLFRPKYTLMYPMEKTPQSPRFRGLHALRRYPNGEERCIACKLCEAVCPALAITIDSERREDGTRRTTRYDIDLFKCIFCGFCEESCPVDSIVETHVHEYHFDRRGQNILTKPTLLAIGDRLEAEIAERRAADAPYR
- a CDS encoding NADH-quinone oxidoreductase subunit J gives rise to the protein MDSVILTAFYAFAAAAVMAAVGVISVKNPVHAALLLVLTFFSIACTWIIAGAEFLGVSLILVYVGAVMVLFLFVVMMLDVDTTPMREGFVRYLPVGLVVAVVMLVEILALIGVRARMAGFGPNTVEASGIGNTKWLAETLYTKFLLPFELAAVILTVAVIAAVMLTLRRRTGNKHQNPSEQSAVRAQDRIRMVKMEAVKPQPIAQDNPEAP
- the nuoK gene encoding NADH-quinone oxidoreductase subunit NuoK; the protein is MFDVPVGLGHYLTLGAVLFCISVAGIFLNRKNVIILLMSIELMLLAVNINFVAFSRHMEDAAGQIFVFFILTVAAAEAAIGLAILVALFRSRRTIEVMKIDSLKG
- the nuoL gene encoding NADH-quinone oxidoreductase subunit L, which encodes MTISTTHLLIIVLAPLLGSILAGLFGRQIGRAGAHTATIAGVAVSFALSAYVLWQLVGQGASPFNQNLYTWFEIGSYQAHVGFMVDKLTAMMMVVVTFVSLLVHVYTIGYMHEDPGYQRFFSYISLFTFSMLMLVMSNNFMQLFFGWEAVGLVSYLLIGFWFKKPTAIFANLKAFLVNRVGDFGFLLGIAGILFWFKSLDYGTVFANIPVLAGQTVPGFEGWSAATFICICLFIGAMGKSAQVPLHVWLPDSMEGPTPISALIHAATMVTAGIFMVARMSPLFELSQTALNFVLFIGATTAFWTGLIGMVQNDIKRVVAYSTLSQLGYMTVALGVSAYSAAVFHLMTHAFFKALLFLAAGSVIIGMHHEQDMRKMGGLRKYMPITFWTSVIGTLALVATPFFSGYYSKDAIIVAAGEHAHETGGFIATYGYWAVLLGAFVTSFYSFRLLYLTFFGPERFRDAHHDDHHADAHHDDHGHHGAHEPHESPWVVTLPLVLLAIPSIIIGFFTAGPMLFGTDWSGHHKQVPFFQGAIDLAPAHDVMAKIAAEDWHGPVKFALHGFATPAFWLALLGFALATAMYILWPQLPKKAAQIFRLPIRILEEKYGFDKLWINGFAGGGVLLGKAFRWFDSMVIDRAIVDGSANVIGAAAGKVRKVQNGRLYSYAFAMILGLIALLGWLIKAWM
- a CDS encoding NADH-quinone oxidoreductase subunit M, translated to MSQLPLLSLLVWLPILGGAALLAMGRMPANTARWTALLVSLLVLLVSVGLVSGFDHANPGMQFVENAPWIAAYDIFYHLGADGISVALILLTTITTVLVVLGAWGSIDKRVNQYFAAFLILEGLMVGVFAALDAVLFYVFFEGMLIPMFIIIGVWGGPRRVYASIKFFLYTFLGSVFMLVGLVYLYMKGGSWQLADMTALPLTMKEQTWLFFAFFAAFAVKVPMFPVHTWLPDAHVEAPTAGSVVLAAIMLKIGGYGFLRFNLPIVPDASHEYAWLVIVLSLIAIIYIGLVALVQDDMKKLVAYSSISHMGFVTLGIFIAMGLMRDSGNADAARLGLQGAMVQMISHGFISGAMFSCIGVLYDRMHTRMIRDYGGVANSMPWFAAFFVFFGFANSGLPATSGFVGEFMVILASFQQHPWLAFAAATTLITGAAYTLWLTKRVIWGEVNNPHVAEMKDVNRREAFMLAAFAAGVLIIGLWPKPLTDLMEPSIAQLANQLATSKLSGL
- the nuoN gene encoding NADH-quinone oxidoreductase subunit NuoN, which gives rise to MANTLPALTIAELWPLLPELTLAASAFALLLFDLFFDARQRGWTMLLALIVLMVVGMMAATGIGGHGVVMHEMFVRDGLSDLAKGVICFGSAATLAYGFDYFKERGSYKGEVPVLILFATLGMMLLSSANNLVMIYVGLEMLALCSYALVALERDNPLATEAGMKYFVLGALASGMLLYGMSLLYGATGTLDLPGIRAVAAAGGENANLLLAGMVFVVAGVAFKLGAAPFHMWLPDVYQGAPTPITMFLSAAPKVAAFLMAYRLLESGLGPLDDKWRVLVGGLSALSLAVGNLVALAQTNLKRMLAYSTVSHIGFLLMGVAGGGIAGYGAALFYAVIYAITSMAAFGAIVLMSRQGFEAEEIADYCGLSARDPWMAFLVMCVMASLAGVPPFVGFFTKLDVISAAVQGDMLWLAIVGIVFAVVGAFYYLRVIKVMYFEEAGSSEVARPRDNRGLRVLFAVNALLMLALSLGLNPLMAWCRQVFAA